A DNA window from Macadamia integrifolia cultivar HAES 741 chromosome 4, SCU_Mint_v3, whole genome shotgun sequence contains the following coding sequences:
- the LOC122076551 gene encoding glycosyltransferase family 92 protein RCOM_0530710-like, whose translation MDTTPKQQHRKRKRFFRPSFSSLLSHYYSVWPLILCFCCFVFLLFDGFSTIGSSAFRPVLIVSRLPLLSASSSTATNSILLHTTCDVDDDDGFLPLKVEDRVLFRDHVLLFLSNSNKKSLQRLHLGRKLYCVYNKISNSNNSNEVVEESRRISLPILSVDEFDGSRSIARCPTPPANYSALVFLERLRIRKQHNRGEEEEAAMLGIGIDQPVNSWENLVYGAAFDGDTAVVFVKGLNLRPDRSSDPTQFVCYFGYGDRERHPRYAFTSAALSAAQEVVRCSLPVSIRNKIVRDHGISVTIGAASLGALGRVGTPPLYIPLPSVANIFNSAATTKHKKYELCMCTMIWNQASSLREWIMYHAWLGVERWFIYDNNSDDNIKQVIDELNLENYNVSRHVWPWLKTQEAGFSRCTLMAKNECNWVGFMDVDEFFYFRVPISRRMIRKLGYPGRDSLKSLVANFSSSAVIGEIRTTCYSFGPSGLRTPPSQGVTVGYTCRLHSPERHKSIVRPIALHHTLLNVVHHFRLKRGYRYLNLPQSTAVINHYKYQVWESFRAKFSRRVATYVADWQENQNEGSKDRVPGLGTEAIEPPNWPLQFCEVWDTRLRDFVVANLADPATGMLPWESSLREWSM comes from the coding sequence ATGGATACAACTCCCAAGCAGCAGCACCGCAAGCGAAAGCGCTTCTTCAGGCCCTCTTTCTCCTCCTTACTCTCCCACTACTACTCCGTCTGGCCGCTCATTCTCTGCTTCTGTTGCTTCGTCTTTCTCCTCTTCGACGGCTTCTCCACCATTGGCTCATCAGCCTTCCGCCCTGTTCTCATCGTCTCCCGCTTGCCTTTACTGTCAGCTTCATCATCTACAGCCACGAATTCTATCCTCCTACATACTACCTgtgatgttgatgatgatgatgggttTTTGCCTTTGAAGGTTGAGGATCGGGTCTTGTTCCGGGACCATGTGTTACTGTTTCTCTCCAACTCCAACAAGAAATCTCTGCAGCGTCTTCACCTGGGCAGAAAATTGTATTGTGTATACAATAAAATCAGTAACAGTAACAATTCGAATGAGGTAGTGGAGGAGAGCCGCCGCATCTCACTTCCCATTCTCTCTGTGGACGAATTCGATGGTTCCAGATCAATTGCTCGATGTCCCACTCCACCTGCTAATTATTCCGCTTTGGTTTTTCTCGAGAGGCTTCGAATTAGAAAGCAGCAtaacagaggagaagaagaagaagctgcgATGTTAGGAATTGGAATTGATCAGCCAGTTAATTCGTGGGAGAATCTGGTATATGGTGCAGCTTTTGATGGAGACACGGCAGTGGTGTTCGTCAAGGGATTGAATCTTCGACCTGACAGATCCTCGGATCCAACCCAATTCGTCTGCTACTTCGGTTACGGGGATAGGGAGAGGCATCCTAGATATGCTTTCACCAGTGCGGCCCTTTCTGCAGCACAGGAAGTTGTCCGGTGCTCACTCCCTGTTAGTATTCGAAACAAAATAGTTAGAGATCACGGGATCTCAGTCACCATCGGTGCAGCTTCATTGGGAGCGTTGGGCCGAGTTGGAACTCCTCCCCTTTATATCCCTCTACCTTCCGTCGCAAATATCTTCAATTCCGCCGCCACCACCAAGCATAAGAAATATGAGCTTTGTATGTGCACCATGATATGGAACCAAGCCTCCTCCCTCCGGGAATGGATCATGTACCATGCCTGGCTCGGGGTTGAGCGCTGGTTCATCTATGACAACAACAGCGACGACAACATCAAGCAAGTGATCGATGAACTCAATCTAGAGAACTACAATGTCAGCAGGCACGTCTGGCCTTGGCTCAAAACCCAGGAAGCTGGTTTCTCCCGCTGCACTCTCATGGCAAAGAACGAATGCAATTGGGTGGGATTCATGGATGTTGATGAGTTCTTCTACTTCCGTGTACCCATTTCACGCAGAATGATCCGTAAGTTGGGGTACCCAGGTCGAGATTCCCTCAAATCCCTCGTCGCAAATTTCTCTTCCTCAGCAGTAATCGGTGAGATCAGAACAACCTGCTACAGCTTTGGACCGTCGGGGCTGAGAACACCTCCCTCACAGGGAGTGACGGTGGGCTACACATGCCGGCTTCATAGCCCTGAGAGGCACAAGTCCATTGTGCGCCCCATTGCTCTCCACCATACCTTACTCAATGTAGTTCACCATTTCCGGCTAAAGAGAGGGTACAGGTACCTAAACCTGCCCCAAAGCACAGCTGTTATAAACCACTACAAGTACCAGGTGTGGGAATCGTTCAGGGCAAAGTTCTCCCGAAGGGTTGCCACCTACGTCGCTGACTGGCAAGAGAACCAGAATGAGGGATCCAAGGACAGGGTTCCTGGGCTTGGAACTGAAGCAATTGAGCCACCCAATTGGCCACTCCAGTTCTGTGAAGTATGGGATACTCGCCTAAGGGACTTCGTCGTG